The sequence below is a genomic window from Entelurus aequoreus isolate RoL-2023_Sb linkage group LG15, RoL_Eaeq_v1.1, whole genome shotgun sequence.
CCAGCCCCTCTACCTTATCAAAACCTCCCCAAACAATTCCCAATCGTTTTTGGTCAAactattgtaatatttgatgtttttatattgtattatatcgTAATTAACGTgctattaatcataactagacccccaAATGTGTCAAAATCTCCAAAAACTTGTGCCAATTATTTGTGTTGCAAACATTTTGGTTTGTGCTGTTACGGTTTAAGTTAACATTTTatggtttttatgttaacgtgttattattcaaaaCCAACCCTCCAACCATGTCCAAATCCCACCAAACTTGTCCACATCGATTGtgttgcaaaaatgttttatCTATTACAGATTTTAACATTTTATAGCTTTATGTTATTGTGtgattaatgtgttattaatcataacgagACCCCATGCATGTCCAAATGTTCCCAAACTTGTCGCATTCGTTTGTGCCGCCTAAATCTTTGGTCTAACTCAGGGGCCCCGCAGGGAGACTGAATTAATTCTGATTGTCTGACAATTTTGATGCTGTCAATATGTCAATATCTAGTGGCCAACATAGGTAGTACAATTCAATTATACTCTGAACGGAAgtatgcacagcatttacttatatgacccaatgcaaacaaccttccccagtcatgttgcaaaaaaaaaaaaaaaaaaagtccaactaacacaaaatgtcaacagacatggtcccacataacacaacctactcacggaactttgtggacattattaaaaaaacatcccTTCATCATAAACAATCAAAATTACATCCATTACAATTACAAAGCTTGATGGGAAAAatgtaggaatgtccgataatggctttttgccgatatccgatattctccaactcttaattaccgataccgatatcaaccgataccgatatatacagtcgtggaattaacacattattatgcctaatttggacaaccaggtatggtgaagataaagtcctcttcaaaaaaattaataaaataagataaataaattaaaaacattttcttgaataaaaaagaaagtaaaacaatataaaaacagttacatagaaactagtaattaatgaaaatgagtcaaatgaactgttaaaggttagtactattagtggaccagcagcacgcacaatcatgtgtgcttacggactgtatcccttgcagactgtattgatatataatgtaggaaccagaatattaataacagaaagaaacaacccttttgtgtgaatgagggaggttttttgggttggtgcactaattgtaagtgtatcttgtgttttttatgttgatttatttttaaaaaaaaaaaaaaaaaaacgataccgataattaaaaaaaactataccgataattcACGATATTACATTtctaagcatttatcggccgataatatcggcttgccgatattatcagacatctctagaaaaatgcaaaacacttttcACACTTATcgatgtttggcgcattttagctgcttgatatttctgattgattacaaaactttaaggaggtcgtcatggaagtaaacgaggcaggagtccaactttcacatactcttaatgtccaattatatgaattatatatatatatatatatatatatatatatatatatatatatatatatatatatatatatatatatatatatatatatatatatatatatatatatatatatgtatgttattttacatgcagtcagcttttGGTCCTTGACCAATGCAGCCCCCAAGTCAAGAAGttgggacacccctggtctaactgttattgtttttgttattaacaaattatgattcataaccagcccctgcAGCTTGTCAAAACCTCCCAGAACCAGTCCCAAATATGTGTGCTACTTGTGTGCTGCAAAACCGGTGTGGTTATTATGAATCATAGTTCGGTATTGATAGTTGGACCCAAAAAGAATTGCAGCACAATcgtagcacaaacgtttgggactgTTTtcgggagattttgacaaggtggaggACTGCTTATGGATATTTAACGTTAGTAACTTAAAACTATAAACGTTAGACCAAATATGTTTGCAGCATaaacgattgggacaagtttggagtGATTTTGACAACTTTACACAGGTATGAATTATACGCGGCGTCACATTTTTGTCCAATTCCTGCAACTTCGTCACACATTTGGGCttttgtctttattacgaaagctttttctTAACACTGAATTTatctaactgaattttttgcgttttaattttgtgaactgaatttttttttacatcaaattatgctgacaatttcactaAATAAAAATTTGTGAGGAAAATTATAGTGTGTAAACATtgaaatagtgttttaaaatgtatttttttaaaattaatacatttttataatgtataaaaaaaaatgtaaaaaatgtttaaaatttaaACAATGTTTTTTATGAAATTGTTTCAAAACTCAAAACTTCACTTcttgtaaattaagactgaagcaatagaTCCTGTCTGAGGACCAGCCAATGAAGTGTCAAGTTTGCaggtgaatttttacacactgagttTTCAAACACAATATTTTAACAAACTATATTTTCAAAACACAAATTTTGctcaaacatttgtattcaataAAAATTCTCAGCATAATTTAATTCAGTTCactaaatattttaaatacaaaaaaattcagttatgTATATTCAGAGtccaaaaaaaagcttttgtaatgaggacacaaattaacaatatttgaaattgttttgctGTGGTCCTGCCACGTAGTACTGTATACAAACATGTACTTCCTGGTATTTACATATCTAAtctttatttatccagggtaaagGCCATTAAgattatattttcatttgcaatgctgacctagcaaagaggcagcatttgcatgttagagatgttgaagtgtgatgatgatAATGTCTCATGGTCTCTCATTTAGCAACAGGAATTAGCGCTCGTGCTCTTAACGTGCGAGGGTAAATGCGTTGGAACATAACTAATGCTGAAGacggacaaacacttttcaagcgtaaaacatacgCGGAGAATGTGGTGGACGCCAGAGCAGACAGCAATAAGGAAGCCTCTGGTGGCGTTTCTTTCTGTGATTACATTATGAGgagttataatgaattaaaacagaCTAATTTGACAATTAGCTTTGAGTATGTGCTTTTTCTGCTGTAGTGTTTAGTTTTAGGTCTGTTCGGTATAAAAGGAGTAAAACATCAAGACtatttgtttttgaatttttgttgaaatttcTGGACTAGGCTGGGAGGACGCGGGCGACCCCTGCGACAACTTCACCGACCTGAACCTGTCCCACTGCTTCATGGGCACCAGCTTGTACGTGCGCCTGCTCCTCTACACGCGCTCCAACCTGGGCTGCGGCCGCGAGCTCCACCACCACCTCTTCCCCTCGCAGCCGCTCTTCAACCTCTCCCGCCCCACCGCCTTCGTCATCCACGGCTACCGCCCCACCGGGGCGCCGCCCATCTGGATCGACCACCTCGTGCGCCTGCTGGCCGAGCAGGAGGACATGAACGTGATCGTGGTGGACTGGAACCGGGGGGCCGCCAACCTCAACTACATCGCCGCCGTGGCCTACACCAGGGACGCGGCGTCCAACCTGACAGGGTTCATCAGGAACATGCAGGTGCGTGCTGACTTGTCAGCGAGGGGGAGCTCGTAGGAGTAAAGACGAAATGTGTCCCCAGGAGGAAGGAGCCTCGCTGAGCTCACTTCACCTCATCGGGGTCAGTTTGGGGGCTCACTTGGCCGGCTACGTTGGCGCCAACCTGAAGGGAAAGATTGGACGCatcacaggtaaaaaaaaaaagaagaaatcgaCCAGAAATAATCCACCTGATCAGTGGAGTGTAAGAAAACACTTTGACGAAAATCAGTATTACTCCTCCAGCTGTGCTTTCTGTTGAAGTCCAGACTTCCTGTTTTATTGTTGATAGCTCGCCACAGGTTTATgaatattaaatatttatattgtcaAAGAATTACTTAAAACGTAaattaattgaataaaaaaatatatgtttcatgaaaataattaaactaataattaaatcatgtaataataaaacatgaaataatttaatCGTGAAATATGTGGttcatcaaaataaataaatagtgaaaaaaataattaaatcatgaattaCATGGttcattaaaataattaaatacataattATATTGTCAAATAATTACATGAAAATAATTAATCTAATAATtaacaattaaataataaaataataaaacatgaaataatttaatCATGAAATATGTGGttcatcaaaataaataaatagtgaaaaaaataattaaatcatgaattaAATGGTTCAtggaaataattaaatatataattatattgtcAAAGAATTACTTAAAAGATGAAATAATTCAATCCCAAAATAAATGTTTCATGAAAATAATTAATCTAATAATCAACAATTGaatcataaaataataaaacatgaaatatgtgattcatcaaaataaatagtgaaaataaataattaaatcatgaattaAATGGttcattaaaataattaaatacaaaattATATTGTCAAAGAATTActtaaaagataaaataaatcaatcgtaaaataaatgtttcatgAAAATAATTAATCTAAGAATCAACaattaaatcataaaataataaaacatgaaaaaattgaATCGTGAAATATGTGGttcatgaaaataattaaactaataattaacaattaaatcataaaataataaaaaatgaaataattgaATCGTGAAATATGTGGTTCATCAAAAATAGTGAATACAATTATTAAATCATGAATTAAATGGTTCAtggaaataattaaatatataattatattgtcAAAGAATTACTTAAAAGATGAAATAATTCAATCCCAAAATAAATGTTTCATGAAAATAATTAATCTAATAGTTAACaattaaatcataaaataataaaacatgaaataatttaatCTTGAAATATGTGGttcatcaaaataaataaatagtgaaaaaaataattaaatcatgaattaAATGGTTcatgaaaataattaaatatataattataatgtcAAAGAATTACTTAAAAGATAAAATAATTCAAACgtaaaataaatgtttcatgAAAACAATGAATCTAATAATCAACAATTGAaccataaataataaaacatgaaatatgtgattcatcaaaataaatagtgaaaataaataattaaatcatgaattaAATGGttcattaaaataattaaatacataattATATTGTCAAAGAATTActtaaaagataaaataaatcaatcgtaaaataaatgtttcatgAAAATAATTAATCTAATAATCAGCaattaaatcataaaataataaaacatgaaaaaattgaATCGTGAAATATGTGGttcatgaaaataattaaactaataattaacaattaaatcataaaataataaaaaatgaaataattgaATCGTGAAATATGTGGTTCATCAAAATAGTGAATAAAATTATTAAATCATGAATTAAATGGTTcatgaaaataattaaatatataattaaactgcaaaataattaaaacatgaaCTAATGAAATAGTGAAATACATGGTTCATGAAAACAGTTaattaaatatataattaaatcgttaaaaaaaatcattaaataatcAATCATATTTGGAAGTAATTATTTACATAGTGAAATAAAtcagttaaaaacaaattaatgGCACATTGATTTATTTCATTCAAATTTTAATCAATGAGTGAcccatttaagtaattatttgaatatgtatttatttcattctgACCCTTTAAGCTCACTTGACAAACGTTAGAATAATTGAATACTTTGCATTGTTGTCATGCTAACAGCCGTCAGTGTATTAAATGTGCTACTCGATTAGTGAAACGCAATAACTCGTAATTAAAAATAatactccagcacccccgcgaccccgtaggagacaagcggtagagaatggatggatggattgtattTTGGAAGAAACTTGCCCAACTCTGTAGGATTATTTCCTCTGTTTGTGGTCCAGGTTTGGACCCGGCGGGGCCCCTCTTCAACAGCGCCACCCCAGACGACAGGCTGGACCCCTCGGACGCCATGTTTGTTGACGTGCTGCACACCGACATGAACTGTGAGTTGTGAACGCACATCCGTTAGCACATGCTAATCATACACAACGAGGGGTGTTCCGATCTTTCTCTTCCGATACGATATTGGAGCCTAGGCTATTGACCGATACGATGTTAATATGATACGATATCTGCCCAAATCCTAGTGcatcattttattttgttgtgtggaatgttcTAAAAAAGAATGAAAATACTATTAATACTTAtactaataattagagatgtccgatagtatcggactgccgatattatcggccgataaatgctttagaatgtaatatcggaaattatcggtatcggtttcaaaaagtaaaatttctgactttttttaaaacgccgctgtacggagtggtacatggacgtagggagaagtacagagcgcccaatcaccggcccaatcacataatatctacggcttttaacacacaagtgaatgcaacgcatacttggtcaacagccatacaggtcacactgagggtggccgtatgaacaactttaacacagttacaaatatgcgccacactgtgaacccacaccaaacaagaatgacaaacacatttcgggagaacatccgcaccgtaacacaacataaacacaacagaacaattacccagaaccccttgcagcactaactaccatgaactgattaacgtggaccccagacttaaacaagtagaaaaacttattggggtgttaccatttagtggtcaattgtacggaatatgtactgtactgtgcaatctactaataaaagtctcaatcaatcaatcaactcttccgggacgctacaatataccccccccccccccccccccatctcaacctcctcatgctctctcagggagagcatgtcccaaattccaagctgctgttttgaggcatgttaaaaaaaataatgcactttgtgacttcaataataaatatggcagtgccatgtcggcacttttttccataacttcagttgatttattttggaaaaccttgttacattgtttattgcatccagcagggcatcacaataaaattaggcataataatgtgttaattccacgattgtatatatcgatatcggttaatatcggaatctgtaataagagttggacaatatcggcaaaaaagccattatcggacatctctactaataatggtaggtatgaaaatcaTAAACCAGATTCATGCTTttgaagttgaatgatgcggacacatttgttactggatactttctaatacacttctgccttggagactttgtatgtgtgagTAATATGCAACAATAATATTTGATACTCGTTTATATTGACCAATgtcctgcaatattgttcaatagaGGACACTTAATACGTACGtcgagcttgtgtgcttagctgttgtgtagctgcaagtaGCCCATACCCTTCTATCgtcaccttttgtaaatgacttgactaaaattacTGGAGGACATTCCGATGTTAACTTGCtttgcacaaataaacacgctgcaggactgcttgtatcggacattttacatgcaagctgatatcattcgATACTTGCTCGGATCAGACACCCCTACATAGACAACACAGTTCAGTGTGATTATTTACACACTCTAATTTGTGTAATGCAGCTTTCGGCCTAAGAGGCGCTCACGGTCACATCGACTTCTACGCTAACGGTGGCGCGGATCAACCAGGATGCCCCAAAACCATATTTGCAGGTAAACACTGGCACACtaattcttgtttggtgttgACGGAAGCGTGAAGCTTCTTCTCCACCCGACAGGAAAGTCTTACTTCGTGTGCGACCACCAGCGTTCCATGTTGTTGTACCTGTGCGCACTCAACCACACCTGCAGCCTGACCGCCTACCCGTGCTCGTCCTATGCCGACTTCCTGGACGGGCGCTGCATGCAGTGCGAGGCCTTTAGGCCCGCCCCCTGCCCCCAGCTCGGTGAGGCCTTGACCGGAAGTATAATCACAATCAGaattactttattaatccccgaggggaaatgaagAAATGCTTAAGTTTCGTACCTTATGGGTTGATCCTTTCCCTCAGGTTACGACATCAGCCAATGGCGAGAAAGCCTCCTGCGTTTGGGGCAGACCAAAGTCTTCTTCAGCACCACGGCCACCCTTCCCTATAGGAGTGAGTCACATGACCTCGACTAGAACTCATATTAAAGTCTTTTTTAAATATAGTTTGTGTTCTACGTGTGTGCCAGAGCTCAACTACAGGGTGGACATGGTGACATGGAACCAGTACCTCCGTTGGGGGGTGGTACACATCCGCCTCCACAGCGGCAGGACCTTCTCGGAGGCCCGGATAGACCAGTAAGTCTCCATTCTGGAATTATCTCCATTTCCTTCTTCTCTCCAGGACTAATGGATGTATCCCAGTTAAATATGGAGAGAATTTTGTCTTTttatgcaaccaaacaaaaaatttactttaaactccaaaaaatatttacaaagaaaatggatttgaaatgaaatgttttttacatttccaaacaaaaaaaagtttggctTGAAAATGAAGTTtttagggtttaaaaaaaaaatatatatatatatatatatacacactaccgttcaaaagtttggggtcacatggaaatgtccttatttttgaaggaaaagcactgtacttttcaatgaagataactttaaactagtcttaactttaaagaaatacactctatacattgctaatgtggtaaatgactattctagctgcaaatgtctggtttttggtgcaatatctacata
It includes:
- the lipib gene encoding lipase member H isoform X2, with translation MLSCRHLGLLALLALGQGWEDAGDPCDNFTDLNLSHCFMGTSLYVRLLLYTRSNLGCGRELHHHLFPSQPLFNLSRPTAFVIHGYRPTGAPPIWIDHLVRLLAEQEDMNVIVVDWNRGAANLNYIAAVAYTRDAASNLTGFIRNMQEEGASLSSLHLIGVSLGAHLAGYVGANLKGKIGRITGLDPAGPLFNSATPDDRLDPSDAMFVDVLHTDMNSFGLRGAHGHIDFYANGGADQPGCPKTIFAGKSYFVCDHQRSMLLYLCALNHTCSLTAYPCSSYADFLDGRCMQCEAFRPAPCPQLGYDISQWRESLLRLGQTKVFFSTTATLPYRKLNYRVDMVTWNQYLRWGVVHIRLHSGRTFSEARIDQSADTFN
- the lipib gene encoding lipase member H isoform X1 — its product is MLSCRHLGLLALLALGQGWEDAGDPCDNFTDLNLSHCFMGTSLYVRLLLYTRSNLGCGRELHHHLFPSQPLFNLSRPTAFVIHGYRPTGAPPIWIDHLVRLLAEQEDMNVIVVDWNRGAANLNYIAAVAYTRDAASNLTGFIRNMQEEGASLSSLHLIGVSLGAHLAGYVGANLKGKIGRITGLDPAGPLFNSATPDDRLDPSDAMFVDVLHTDMNSFGLRGAHGHIDFYANGGADQPGCPKTIFAGKSYFVCDHQRSMLLYLCALNHTCSLTAYPCSSYADFLDGRCMQCEAFRPAPCPQLGYDISQWRESLLRLGQTKVFFSTTATLPYRKLNYRVDMVTWNQYLRWGVVHIRLHSGRTFSEARIDHQLLRFEQYTSTRLLAQFDEDLSHVHKISLRINTGNVIGPRYKIRLLRIRLTPLEYPERPLMCRFDIIMEENTEVAFRPLSCDSRL